A DNA window from Ahaetulla prasina isolate Xishuangbanna chromosome 7, ASM2864084v1, whole genome shotgun sequence contains the following coding sequences:
- the FGF23 gene encoding fibroblast growth factor 23 — translation MTCSVSFSETSRSVLETLVRVKRDHGFNSKLDNPKEWLSDQLTEAGRAPEYLPSCIKPGSKDQGAQHRRLVSKGEEPRSPFRVLLHLPSQASIMRPVPAPAFLRVLRLLLPLVASGWGPAVASPIWSNADELVHLYTSSARKSIHLQIHPDGRVDGSPSQTVHSALMIKTESVGYVVIIGANSGLNLCMDNNGNLFGLNSFGNEDCVFKHTLLENGYDIYQSPKYNYLVSLGRAKQLLFPHMNPPAFSQFLTRRNEIPLSQFNTPVPQQRDRWDDDAELCGGILAGKIPEESPDEVGIHPCLTSSNSEERDPNGATLSRRFPSPRTDS, via the exons ATGACCTGCTCCGTCTCTTTTAGTGAGACATCCCGAAGTGTTCTTGAAACTCTTGTACGTGTCAAAAGAGACCATGGGTTCAACAGCAAGCTGGACAATCCCAAAGAATGGCTCTCCGACCAGTTAACCGAAGCAGGAAGGGCACCAGAGTATTTg ccgTCCTGCATAAAGCCAGGGTCGAAGGACCAAGGCGCCCAGCATCGGCGACTGGTCAGCAAAGGAGAAGAACCAAGATCGCCTTTTCGGGTCCTCCTGCATCTTCCAAGCCAAGCCAGCATCATGCGCCCCGTCCCGGCTCCGGCGTTTCTCCGCGTCCTCAGGCTCCTGCTGCCGCTGGTGGCCAGCGGCTGGGGCCCCGCCGTCGCCTCCCCCATCTGGAGCAACGCCGACGAACTGGTCCACCTCTACACCTCCAGCGCCAGGAAGAGCATCCACCTGCAGATCCATCCCGACGGACGCGTGGATGGCAGCCCGTCCCAGACCGTGCATA GTGCTTTGATGATCAAAACTGAAAGTGTGGGCTATGTAGTGATCATTGGTGCGAACAGCGGACTCAACCTTTGTATGGACAATAACGGAAATCTCTTTGGATTG AATTCCTTCGGCAACGAGGATTGCGTTTTTAAACACACGCTACTCGAAAACGGCTATGATATTTACCAGTCCCCCAAGTACAACTACCTGgttagcctggggagggcaaagcaACTGTTGTTTCCCCATATGAATCCGCCGGCTTTCTCTCAGTTTTTAACCCGAAGGAACGAAATCCCCTTAAGCCAGTTCAACACGCCGGTGCCTCAGCAACGAGACCGCTGGGACGACGATGCCGAGCTGTGCGGGGGCATCTTGGCAGGAAAGATACCGGAAGAAAGCCCAGATGAGGTGGGCATCCACCCTTGCTTGACCAGCTCAAATTCTGAAGAGAGAGACCCAAACGGCGCCACGCTGAGCCGAAGGTTTCCTAGCCCCCGAACGGATTCCTGA